In a single window of the Candidatus Rhabdochlamydia sp. T3358 genome:
- the mnmE gene encoding tRNA uridine-5-carboxymethylaminomethyl(34) synthesis GTPase MnmE, protein MYTQHQIDQTIAAIATAPGEGGVAVIRVAGKQSIEVVAKVFSGPIHSYPSHTVHLGKIINADQVIIDEVLILVMRAPKSYTGEDIVEIHCHGGSLISRRVLETILEAGARAAGPGEFTFRAFMNGKIDLIQAEAVQNLIAAKNDLALHAAEQQLQGQLSSRILFFQQQLVDIAAMFEAWVDFPEEDLEFASIENVATRLERLRKQICYLAATFQEGKLLQFGPTLCLIGPPNAGKSSLMNVLLGKERAIVTSIAGTTRDTLEEELLIGNLHFRLIDTAGIRETKEIIEQEGIRRSKEAMQKADLVLLILDASLPLCPYADQLLSMVDTKKTLLVWNKSDITSVIPDRENSLLISAKNQTGIEELKQKISQMIWQKAPPSKEEVLITNIRHERSLLNAAISLKRVIDGLHTNLSPEFLSFDLKICLQELGEIIGHNITEDILTAIFSKFCVGK, encoded by the coding sequence ATGTATACGCAACACCAAATTGATCAAACCATTGCTGCTATTGCCACTGCCCCAGGAGAGGGAGGGGTTGCGGTTATCCGTGTGGCTGGCAAACAATCGATAGAAGTTGTAGCTAAGGTTTTCTCAGGCCCTATTCACTCTTACCCCTCGCACACCGTTCATTTAGGTAAGATTATAAATGCGGATCAAGTAATCATTGACGAAGTTCTGATCCTTGTCATGCGAGCTCCCAAATCTTATACAGGAGAGGATATTGTTGAGATTCACTGTCATGGAGGATCTTTAATTTCACGCAGAGTGCTAGAAACTATTTTAGAAGCAGGCGCTAGAGCAGCAGGTCCTGGCGAATTTACTTTTCGCGCTTTTATGAACGGGAAAATAGATCTTATACAGGCAGAGGCCGTACAAAATCTCATTGCAGCTAAAAATGATCTTGCCCTGCATGCAGCTGAACAACAACTGCAAGGACAGCTTTCTTCTCGTATTCTCTTTTTTCAACAACAATTAGTTGATATTGCAGCTATGTTTGAAGCCTGGGTTGACTTTCCCGAAGAGGATTTGGAATTCGCAAGTATAGAAAATGTGGCTACTCGATTAGAACGTTTAAGAAAGCAAATTTGTTATTTAGCAGCCACCTTTCAAGAAGGAAAACTACTGCAGTTTGGGCCCACTTTATGTTTAATAGGGCCACCCAATGCAGGTAAATCCTCTTTGATGAATGTTTTATTAGGTAAAGAGCGTGCCATTGTTACCTCTATTGCTGGAACCACACGTGATACTTTAGAAGAAGAGCTTCTGATAGGGAATTTGCATTTTCGCTTAATCGATACAGCAGGAATTCGAGAAACAAAAGAGATCATTGAACAAGAAGGGATTCGCAGATCAAAAGAAGCGATGCAAAAAGCCGATCTTGTCTTGCTGATCTTAGATGCGTCCTTGCCTCTTTGTCCTTATGCAGATCAGCTACTCTCTATGGTGGATACTAAAAAAACTCTTCTTGTATGGAATAAAAGTGATATTACATCTGTTATACCTGATAGGGAAAACAGCTTGCTTATCTCCGCTAAAAACCAAACAGGTATTGAAGAGCTCAAGCAAAAGATCTCTCAAATGATCTGGCAAAAAGCTCCTCCTTCCAAAGAAGAAGTGCTTATTACCAATATTCGTCATGAAAGGAGTTTGTTAAATGCCGCTATTTCGCTTAAAAGAGTAATCGATGGCCTCCACACAAACTTATCTCCTGAGTTTCTCTCTTTTGATCTAAAAATCTGCCTACAAGAGCTAGGAGAAATTATCGGTCATAATATAACAGAAGACATCCTAACTGCGATCTTCTCCAAGTTTTGCGTGGGGAAATGA
- a CDS encoding phosphatidylserine decarboxylase — protein MSKIIYLDRLTKEKREEKVYGKFFIDLLYKDTFLSRVISFFILPLTARFSFFSKLYGFFQKRSMSRHKIIPFIKKFDVDTSEFLEPVSSFYSFNDFFIRRLKPEARPIIQEENRAVLPTDARYLVFPNVREFPHFFVKGKKFSLKELLKNEELANKYQAGSMVIARLCPVDYHRFHFPCRATPGQPQLINGALFSVNPVALKRNIKILSENKRVITMLATSHFGNLLYIEIGATHVGSIHQTFQAHKMYEKGDEKGYFSFGGSCLILLFEPNRIRFDQDLLESSARSQEVRGLMGQSLGSSIH, from the coding sequence GGATCGCCTGACTAAGGAAAAAAGAGAAGAAAAGGTATATGGTAAATTTTTTATAGACCTTTTGTATAAAGATACTTTTTTATCGCGTGTCATTTCTTTTTTTATCTTACCATTAACCGCTAGATTTTCTTTTTTTTCTAAATTGTATGGCTTTTTTCAAAAAAGATCCATGAGTCGTCATAAGATTATTCCCTTTATCAAAAAATTCGATGTCGACACTTCTGAATTTTTGGAGCCTGTTAGTAGCTTTTATTCTTTTAATGATTTTTTTATTCGTCGGTTAAAGCCTGAAGCAAGGCCTATTATTCAAGAAGAAAATAGGGCTGTTTTACCAACCGATGCTCGGTATTTGGTTTTTCCAAATGTAAGAGAATTTCCTCATTTTTTTGTTAAAGGAAAAAAATTTTCTTTAAAAGAGCTGCTTAAAAATGAAGAACTAGCAAACAAGTATCAAGCGGGATCAATGGTTATCGCACGCCTTTGTCCTGTTGACTATCATAGATTTCATTTTCCTTGCAGGGCAACTCCTGGGCAACCTCAATTAATTAACGGGGCTCTTTTTTCTGTGAATCCCGTAGCGCTTAAACGCAACATAAAGATCTTAAGTGAAAATAAAAGAGTGATCACTATGCTTGCCACTTCGCATTTTGGAAATCTGTTATACATAGAAATAGGCGCAACTCACGTAGGAAGTATTCACCAAACATTTCAAGCTCATAAAATGTATGAAAAAGGGGACGAAAAGGGATATTTTTCTTTTGGAGGATCTTGTCTGATTTTATTATTTGAACCTAATCGGATTCGTTTTGATCAGGATCTATTAGAGAGTAGCGCACGCAGTCAAGAGGTGCGTGGATTAATGGGTCAATCACTAGGCTCATCGATCCATTGA
- the nth gene encoding endonuclease III, with protein MNQKKRAQRIQDILHHLFPNPEIPLQHQDPYTLLIAVVLSAQNTDRKVNQVTPTLFAKASTPQQMLTLSIAEIASMIKTCGLSNTKAKAIWNLSKILVEQHKGRVPNSLLALEKLPGVGHKTASVVVSQGFGKPAFPVDTHIHRCAKRWFLSRGKNVEETEKDLKSLFPKKIWNKLHLQIIYFAREYCPARGHKKEMCPICQWIDEPSD; from the coding sequence ATGAACCAAAAAAAACGTGCACAACGCATTCAAGATATTTTACATCATTTATTTCCTAATCCTGAAATCCCCTTACAGCATCAAGACCCCTATACCTTATTGATTGCAGTTGTCTTATCTGCGCAAAACACAGATAGAAAAGTCAATCAAGTAACCCCTACTTTATTTGCAAAAGCCTCTACCCCTCAACAAATGCTAACTTTGAGCATAGCAGAGATTGCTAGCATGATTAAAACTTGTGGCTTAAGCAATACAAAAGCAAAGGCTATCTGGAATCTCTCTAAAATACTTGTTGAGCAACACAAAGGTAGAGTACCAAACTCTTTATTGGCTTTAGAAAAACTCCCTGGTGTAGGGCATAAAACCGCATCAGTTGTTGTATCGCAAGGATTTGGCAAGCCCGCCTTCCCCGTAGATACACATATCCACCGCTGTGCAAAGAGGTGGTTTTTAAGTCGGGGAAAAAACGTGGAAGAAACAGAAAAAGATCTTAAGAGCCTTTTTCCTAAAAAAATCTGGAATAAACTTCACTTGCAAATCATCTACTTTGCAAGAGAGTATTGCCCTGCTCGTGGCCATAAAAAAGAAATGTGCCCCATCTGTCAATGGATCGATGAGCCTAGTGATTGA